In the Orenia marismortui DSM 5156 genome, one interval contains:
- a CDS encoding DUF5698 domain-containing protein, which produces MVKVILWAILIFIARAIDVALGTLRVRMVVNRKKYLAAIIGFFEVLIYILIVSKVLQDTSNILNVISYCAGFSCGTILGLDLEKRLSKGILKATIMVKDDSNSLLKLIEEEEFRATITKGEGTDTRIDIINVILELERKGELEDLVKDKDYNSLISFETIDGVKNGCFYSLKNKI; this is translated from the coding sequence ATGGTAAAAGTTATATTATGGGCAATTTTAATTTTCATAGCCAGAGCAATTGATGTTGCTTTAGGTACTTTAAGAGTTAGAATGGTTGTTAATAGGAAAAAATATTTAGCAGCTATCATAGGTTTTTTTGAAGTCTTAATATATATATTGATAGTTAGTAAAGTACTTCAAGATACTAGTAATATTTTGAATGTAATTAGTTATTGTGCAGGTTTTTCTTGTGGGACTATTTTGGGTTTAGATTTGGAAAAAAGGCTTAGCAAAGGTATACTTAAGGCTACTATTATGGTAAAAGATGATTCTAATTCTTTATTAAAATTGATTGAGGAAGAAGAATTTAGAGCAACAATCACAAAAGGTGAAGGGACTGATACTAGAATAGATATAATTAATGTAATTTTAGAGTTAGAAAGGAAAGGAGAACTAGAGGATTTAGTTAAAGATAAAGATTATAATTCTTTAATATCCTTTGAAACTATAGATGGAGTAAAAAATGGATGCTTTTATAGCCTTAAGAATAAAATTTAA
- a CDS encoding alkaline phosphatase: protein MFNKNLKRISLLLVLILVAFSFSIYAMSSAPVEEKEGNKVVEQGTPKYVFLFIGDGMASSQRMLGEYFLRAKTGDQNAKLTMNQFPVAGMNSTYAANTLVTDSAASATALATGYKTDKGMIGQIPDGTAVKTIVEAARDKGMATGVISTMRLTHATPASFLAHNESRYNPNQIAEDIAASDVDFLAGGGYRYFVPKDGELKSKRKDDKDLVKVFEDKGYKSFVNDPAGFRDYKPESGDKVFAPLTYSHLPYELDRDPKRLPSLAEITQKGIETLSKKDNGFFMMVEGGRIDYAGHANSPATVANDMLAFDQAIAKAYEFYKNHPKETLIVVTGDHETGGLGLGFKNDYFLNVDELLPIKSSLDKINYNGDRKALFTALKEDYGLTDLSDKEIAKIKQAMNLEDAGKKPVDYMPGFMSPVDAAIANVLSERVNLFWTTYAHSGTTVPLTAVGVSATNFGGYKDNTEIAKNLAEVLGVKLTEAE, encoded by the coding sequence ATGTTTAATAAAAATTTAAAGAGAATATCTTTATTATTAGTATTAATTTTAGTAGCTTTTTCTTTTAGTATTTATGCTATGTCTTCAGCACCAGTAGAAGAGAAAGAAGGAAATAAAGTAGTTGAGCAAGGAACACCAAAGTATGTATTCTTATTTATTGGTGATGGAATGGCATCTTCACAACGGATGTTGGGAGAGTACTTTTTAAGAGCTAAGACTGGTGATCAAAATGCTAAATTAACTATGAATCAGTTTCCAGTAGCAGGAATGAATTCAACTTATGCAGCTAATACTTTGGTAACAGATTCTGCAGCTTCTGCAACTGCATTAGCTACTGGATATAAGACTGACAAAGGTATGATTGGTCAAATACCAGATGGTACTGCAGTAAAGACAATTGTTGAAGCAGCAAGAGATAAAGGAATGGCAACAGGTGTAATTTCAACTATGAGATTAACTCATGCCACTCCAGCATCTTTTTTAGCACATAATGAAAGTAGATATAATCCAAATCAAATCGCTGAAGATATTGCAGCAAGTGATGTAGATTTTTTAGCGGGTGGAGGATATAGATATTTTGTACCTAAAGACGGTGAATTAAAGTCTAAGAGAAAAGATGATAAAGATTTAGTAAAAGTATTTGAAGATAAAGGATATAAGAGCTTTGTAAATGATCCAGCAGGATTTAGAGATTATAAGCCAGAATCAGGGGATAAAGTATTTGCACCATTAACTTATAGCCACTTACCATATGAGTTAGATAGAGATCCTAAAAGGTTACCTAGCTTAGCTGAAATAACTCAAAAAGGGATTGAAACTCTATCTAAAAAGGATAATGGTTTCTTTATGATGGTTGAAGGGGGAAGAATAGATTATGCAGGACATGCAAATAGTCCAGCTACTGTAGCTAATGATATGTTAGCTTTTGATCAGGCTATTGCTAAGGCATATGAGTTTTACAAAAATCATCCTAAAGAGACATTGATAGTAGTAACTGGAGACCATGAAACTGGAGGTTTAGGTCTAGGATTTAAGAATGATTATTTCTTAAATGTAGATGAATTACTTCCAATTAAATCTTCATTAGATAAAATTAATTATAATGGAGATAGAAAAGCATTATTTACTGCACTTAAAGAAGATTATGGTTTAACTGACTTAAGTGATAAAGAGATAGCAAAGATTAAGCAGGCAATGAATTTAGAAGATGCTGGTAAGAAACCGGTTGACTATATGCCAGGTTTCATGAGTCCAGTTGATGCAGCAATTGCTAATGTTTTATCAGAAAGAGTCAATCTATTCTGGACTACTTATGCTCACTCTGGAACTACGGTACCATTAACAGCAGTAGGAGTTAGTGCTACTAACTTTGGTGGGTATAAAGATAATACAGAAATAGCTAAGAACTTGGCAGAGGTATTAGGAGTAAAATTAACTGAAGCTGAATGA
- the metA gene encoding homoserine O-acetyltransferase MetA, which yields MPINIPDNLPAAEILENENIFVMKESRAYHQDIRALKILILNLMPLKEVTETQLLRLLGNTPLQVDVVLLHPDSHESKNTTEEHLSNFYKTFDEIKDQKFDGMIITGAPVEQLDFEEVDYWEELTEIMDWKVHNVTSTLHICWASQAGLYYHYGIPKYPLEEKLFGVFEHTINNKKIKLLRGFDNNFLVPQSRHTEVRREDIEKVSELQILAESEEAGVYIVASKNGRDIFVTGHSEYDPYTLQWEYERDRNKGLEIAVPKNYYPEDDPSKEPLVNWKSHAHLLFSNWLNYYVYQQTPYNLNEIK from the coding sequence ATGCCGATTAATATACCAGATAATTTACCGGCAGCAGAAATTCTTGAAAATGAAAATATCTTTGTAATGAAGGAGAGTCGTGCTTATCATCAGGACATTCGTGCACTTAAAATATTAATATTAAATTTAATGCCACTAAAGGAAGTTACAGAGACTCAATTGCTTCGCTTATTGGGTAATACACCTTTACAAGTAGATGTAGTATTATTACATCCTGATAGTCATGAATCTAAAAATACAACAGAAGAGCATTTGAGTAATTTTTATAAGACTTTTGATGAGATAAAAGATCAAAAGTTTGATGGGATGATTATAACTGGTGCACCAGTAGAACAATTAGACTTTGAAGAGGTAGACTATTGGGAAGAGTTAACTGAGATAATGGATTGGAAGGTTCACAATGTAACATCTACTTTACATATCTGTTGGGCTTCACAGGCTGGACTTTATTATCACTATGGAATTCCTAAATACCCTCTTGAAGAAAAGTTATTTGGAGTTTTTGAACATACTATTAATAATAAGAAGATCAAACTTCTGAGAGGGTTTGACAATAATTTCTTAGTACCACAGTCTCGTCATACAGAAGTAAGAAGAGAAGATATTGAAAAGGTGTCTGAACTTCAAATTTTAGCTGAGTCTGAAGAAGCAGGGGTTTATATTGTAGCTAGTAAGAATGGAAGGGATATATTTGTTACAGGACATTCTGAGTATGATCCATATACATTACAATGGGAGTATGAACGTGATCGGAATAAAGGATTAGAGATTGCAGTTCCTAAAAATTATTATCCCGAAGATGATCCTAGCAAAGAACCCTTAGTAAATTGGAAGTCTCATGCTCATTTATTATTCTCAAATTGGCTTAATTATTATGTATATCAACAGACACCATATAACTTAAATGAGATAAAATAA
- a CDS encoding metallophosphoesterase family protein, whose protein sequence is MVFNKFKRANIFLIIVIVISLFLLVGCSDDNNDHLENYNVSGRITYVTETGEKVGIKDVTLKFDHTDGITTTDQDGNWKKNKVKDTDVITPVKDNWRFIPETRMVSQESSSVDFVARREGEYKIAVLSDLHYFDPSLGIEGAAFEEYLAQDRKLIAESQAILESILESLKKDIPDVVLIPGDLTKDGEKINHEQVANYFTELEKQGVQVYVIPGNHDINNPHAVRYEGDQAVQIDTVTADEFASIYQKNGYSEDEYLARDENSLSYLVEPIQGAWLIAMDTCRYDENGEDPVTAGKFKASTLEWLKEKIQEGKSKGKTVIGMMHHGIIEHFSGQTVLFEEYVVQDWDNISQELADLGMEVIFTGHYHANDIATKTTDRGNKLYDIETGSLVTYPSPYRILTFSNNKLKVETNKIIEINDDTEGLEFQEYAKEYIEEGLVGLTQAMLNADGVPQEKIEFLTPAIVSSLIAHYEGDEDFNNLDTRNQGIIKSLKDSGDSTGIVLWSIWNDDSVDNNIEIDLK, encoded by the coding sequence ATGGTATTTAATAAGTTTAAAAGGGCCAATATTTTCTTGATAATAGTGATAGTCATAAGTTTATTCTTATTAGTAGGCTGTAGTGATGATAACAATGATCATCTAGAAAATTATAATGTTTCTGGTAGGATAACTTATGTTACTGAAACTGGAGAAAAAGTAGGTATTAAAGATGTAACATTAAAATTTGATCATACTGATGGCATAACTACAACTGATCAGGATGGGAATTGGAAGAAGAATAAGGTAAAGGATACTGATGTTATCACACCTGTTAAAGATAATTGGAGGTTTATACCAGAAACTAGAATGGTAAGTCAAGAATCTTCCTCAGTTGACTTTGTGGCTAGAAGAGAAGGAGAGTATAAGATAGCTGTATTATCAGATTTACATTACTTTGATCCTAGTTTAGGTATAGAAGGAGCTGCTTTTGAAGAATATTTAGCTCAGGATAGAAAATTAATTGCTGAGAGTCAAGCAATCTTAGAATCTATATTAGAATCTTTAAAGAAAGATATTCCAGATGTAGTATTAATTCCAGGTGATTTGACCAAAGATGGAGAGAAAATAAATCATGAACAAGTAGCAAATTATTTTACAGAACTTGAGAAGCAAGGGGTTCAAGTTTATGTTATTCCAGGAAATCATGATATTAACAACCCTCATGCTGTTAGATATGAAGGAGATCAAGCGGTTCAAATTGATACAGTGACAGCAGATGAATTTGCAAGTATCTACCAAAAGAATGGTTATTCTGAAGATGAATACCTAGCAAGGGATGAAAATTCTTTAAGCTATCTTGTAGAGCCTATTCAAGGGGCTTGGTTGATTGCTATGGATACTTGTCGCTATGATGAAAACGGAGAAGACCCAGTTACAGCTGGTAAATTTAAAGCTTCTACTCTAGAATGGCTAAAAGAGAAGATTCAAGAAGGAAAAAGTAAAGGAAAGACTGTAATTGGGATGATGCATCATGGAATAATAGAGCATTTTTCTGGGCAAACTGTTTTGTTTGAAGAGTATGTGGTCCAAGACTGGGATAATATATCCCAAGAATTAGCTGATTTGGGAATGGAAGTTATATTTACAGGCCATTATCATGCTAATGATATTGCTACAAAAACTACAGATAGAGGAAATAAATTATATGATATAGAGACAGGTTCTTTAGTTACTTATCCATCTCCCTATAGAATATTGACATTTAGCAATAATAAATTAAAGGTAGAGACTAATAAGATAATAGAAATAAATGATGATACTGAAGGCTTAGAATTTCAAGAATATGCAAAAGAATACATAGAAGAAGGTTTAGTAGGTCTAACTCAAGCTATGTTAAATGCAGATGGAGTTCCACAAGAGAAGATAGAGTTCTTAACCCCAGCAATTGTTTCTTCTCTAATAGCACATTATGAAGGAGATGAGGATTTTAATAATCTCGATACTAGAAATCAAGGAATAATTAAAAGTTTAAAGGATTCTGGAGATTCAACAGGAATTGTCCTATGGTCGATTTGGAATGATGATTCAGTTGATAATAATATTGAAATTGATTTAAAGTGA
- a CDS encoding EAL domain-containing protein gives MFDNKKKVISEKLIAKELRAIIRDKDIRTVFQPIINLKNARILGYEALSRGPKGTFFEDPLKMFSIAREYDMLFDLEKVCREKALHVARNLKEDDKLFINIDPHVIYDHNFQGGITKEFIDSLPISHENIVIELTEKTSIQDYNGFKAVLDHYKDQGYQIAIDDTGAGYSGLQSIIAISYDYIKLDHFLIRNIDQDPLKLALLEVFIKFARKINSKIIAEGIETEDELNTLINMGIDYGQGYFIAPPTIKLKRDLGISKYIIDNNKIKKKSLIGVIIGELAKREITISEDTKTNKVVDIFEKHQNLQSLVVLKNNKAIGLIMRDRLYSRLGTKYGYSVFMDRPIKLIMDQNPLIVDFNTPIEEVSNQAMSRGFDDVYDCIIVTKNQKYSGIVSIRVLLDKFSKIKIEHAKNLNPLTNLPGNLIIEREVSERINNQEVFSVLYLDLDNFKSYNDCYGYKKGDEMIDFTARVLTEAVKLSGNKSDFVGHIGGDDFVIITTPEKDEIISQAIINRFDKEVKKFFNKRDIESSYIITKDRQGELSKTPLVSISIAIVSNKKRRIDSHLKVSDIAAEVKKYVKEKSGSNFMRDKRKG, from the coding sequence ATGTTTGATAATAAGAAAAAGGTTATATCAGAGAAACTTATAGCTAAAGAATTAAGAGCTATAATCAGAGATAAGGATATAAGGACAGTATTTCAGCCTATTATTAATTTGAAGAATGCTAGAATATTGGGATATGAAGCTTTAAGTAGAGGTCCAAAAGGTACTTTTTTTGAAGATCCTTTAAAAATGTTCTCTATTGCCAGAGAATATGATATGTTATTTGATCTAGAGAAGGTATGCAGAGAAAAAGCTCTTCATGTTGCTAGAAATTTAAAAGAAGATGATAAATTATTTATTAATATAGATCCTCATGTAATTTATGATCATAACTTTCAGGGGGGGATTACTAAAGAATTTATCGATTCACTTCCTATCTCCCATGAAAATATAGTAATTGAACTTACTGAGAAGACTTCTATTCAAGATTATAATGGTTTTAAAGCAGTGTTAGATCACTATAAAGATCAGGGATATCAAATTGCTATAGATGATACAGGTGCAGGATATTCGGGTTTACAATCGATTATAGCAATATCTTATGATTATATTAAGCTAGATCATTTTCTTATTCGTAATATTGATCAAGATCCACTTAAATTAGCCTTGTTGGAGGTCTTTATTAAGTTTGCTCGTAAAATCAACTCAAAAATAATAGCAGAAGGAATAGAAACAGAAGATGAATTAAACACGTTAATAAATATGGGAATAGATTATGGACAAGGATACTTTATTGCTCCTCCTACAATTAAGTTAAAAAGAGATTTAGGTATTAGTAAATATATTATTGATAATAATAAAATCAAGAAGAAATCATTAATAGGTGTTATTATTGGAGAGCTTGCCAAAAGAGAAATAACTATTAGTGAAGATACTAAGACTAATAAAGTAGTTGATATTTTTGAGAAACATCAAAACTTACAGAGTCTTGTAGTTCTAAAGAATAACAAAGCTATTGGACTAATAATGAGAGATAGATTATATTCTCGTCTGGGAACTAAGTATGGGTATTCAGTATTTATGGATAGGCCGATTAAACTAATTATGGATCAAAATCCTCTGATAGTAGATTTTAATACTCCAATTGAAGAGGTATCTAATCAAGCAATGAGTAGAGGATTTGATGATGTTTATGATTGTATAATAGTTACTAAGAATCAAAAGTACTCGGGGATAGTTTCAATTAGAGTATTATTAGATAAATTTTCAAAGATCAAGATTGAGCATGCTAAAAATCTAAACCCTCTAACTAATTTACCAGGTAATCTTATTATCGAGAGAGAAGTTAGTGAAAGAATTAATAATCAAGAAGTATTTTCAGTATTATATCTTGATTTAGACAATTTCAAATCTTATAATGATTGCTATGGTTACAAAAAAGGTGATGAAATGATAGATTTTACTGCACGAGTATTGACAGAAGCAGTAAAGCTTAGTGGAAATAAATCTGATTTTGTAGGACATATTGGTGGTGATGATTTTGTCATTATTACTACTCCAGAAAAGGATGAAATTATTAGCCAAGCTATAATTAATAGATTTGATAAAGAAGTTAAAAAATTCTTTAATAAAAGAGATATAGAATCTAGCTATATAATTACCAAAGATAGACAAGGTGAATTATCTAAAACCCCATTGGTATCAATTTCTATAGCTATTGTTAGTAACAAGAAAAGAAGGATTGATAGTCATCTAAAGGTAAGTGATATAGCTGCTGAAGTCAAGAAGTATGTAAAGGAAAAATCAGGTAGCAATTTTATGAGAGATAAGCGTAAAGGGTAA
- a CDS encoding alkaline phosphatase: MKKNLLSKSIGFILVLSLMLTMTTMAFAASTYTVKAGDTLAKIAAKTDVSVETLIKTNNIKNPSVIHVGDVLKLRADLDAPKYVFYFIGDGLGPAQRQVAEYFLQDQNKSNEKLVMNQFPVAGINTTRSADSLVTDSAAAGTALAAGYKTNNGMISQLPDGTNVKTLTEAAKEKGMATGLVSTTRLTHATPASFATHISDRNQENEIAAQYVDSGVEFLAGGGYRHFVAKDGELKSKRKDNRDIAREFVAKGYNVFVSEDATRSFRNFVPEGRKKVAAFFTYSHMPYEIDRDVNKVPSLAEMTEKGIDVLSKYNNGFFMMIEGGRIDHAAHANDPVGMIHDTLAFDRAINKAYEFYKKHPEETLIVVAGDHETGGVGLGFAKNYFLHVDELENAKVSVADVLNYGEGKYDGNRSKFFNYIDENLGLDNLSKEERAKIEDTMDIADSNSRVSKSTYGGYDPVAIATTHILSERANLQWTTYAHSATAIPLSAVGIGSESFGGYKDNTEIAKAMAKVIEVELSK; encoded by the coding sequence TTGAAAAAGAATTTATTATCAAAAAGTATAGGATTTATATTAGTGTTATCTTTAATGTTAACTATGACGACTATGGCTTTTGCTGCAAGTACATATACTGTCAAAGCAGGAGATACTTTAGCAAAAATTGCAGCTAAGACAGATGTCAGTGTAGAGACTCTTATCAAAACAAATAATATTAAAAACCCTAGTGTAATCCATGTGGGTGATGTTTTAAAGTTAAGAGCTGATTTAGATGCACCTAAATATGTATTTTATTTCATTGGTGATGGTTTAGGACCGGCTCAACGTCAGGTGGCAGAATACTTCTTACAAGATCAAAATAAAAGTAATGAAAAGTTAGTAATGAATCAATTCCCAGTAGCAGGTATTAATACTACTCGTTCTGCAGATAGTTTAGTAACTGATTCAGCAGCAGCAGGAACAGCATTAGCTGCTGGATATAAGACTAATAATGGTATGATCTCTCAATTGCCTGATGGGACTAATGTGAAAACTCTTACAGAAGCAGCTAAAGAAAAAGGAATGGCAACAGGGTTAGTTTCTACTACTAGATTAACCCATGCTACTCCAGCAAGCTTTGCTACTCATATTTCTGATCGTAATCAAGAAAATGAAATTGCTGCCCAATATGTGGATAGTGGTGTTGAGTTTTTAGCTGGTGGAGGATATAGACATTTTGTAGCTAAAGATGGGGAATTAAAATCTAAAAGAAAAGATAATAGAGATATAGCAAGAGAATTTGTTGCTAAGGGATATAATGTTTTTGTTTCAGAAGATGCTACCAGAAGTTTTAGAAACTTTGTGCCAGAAGGAAGAAAGAAGGTAGCTGCTTTCTTTACTTATAGCCATATGCCTTATGAGATTGATAGAGATGTCAATAAAGTACCAAGCTTGGCTGAAATGACTGAAAAAGGTATCGATGTCTTAAGTAAATATAATAATGGATTCTTTATGATGATTGAGGGTGGAAGGATTGATCATGCTGCCCATGCTAATGATCCAGTAGGGATGATACATGATACCTTAGCTTTTGATAGAGCAATTAACAAGGCTTATGAATTTTATAAAAAGCATCCAGAAGAGACTTTAATTGTAGTAGCGGGTGATCATGAAACTGGTGGTGTTGGTTTAGGATTTGCTAAAAATTACTTCTTACATGTAGATGAATTAGAAAATGCTAAGGTTTCTGTTGCTGATGTATTAAATTATGGAGAAGGAAAGTATGATGGAAATAGAAGTAAATTCTTTAACTATATCGATGAGAATTTAGGTCTAGATAACTTAAGTAAAGAAGAAAGAGCTAAGATTGAAGATACTATGGATATAGCTGATAGTAATTCGCGAGTTTCTAAAAGTACTTATGGTGGATATGACCCAGTAGCAATAGCTACAACTCATATTCTTTCTGAAAGGGCAAACTTACAATGGACTACTTATGCCCACTCTGCGACTGCAATCCCTCTATCTGCTGTAGGTATAGGATCTGAAAGTTTTGGTGGCTATAAAGATAATACAGAAATTGCTAAGGCTATGGCTAAAGTAATTGAAGTAGAATTAAGTAAATAA
- a CDS encoding YibE/F family protein, translated as MNTFKIKKTVIILALILIISIFINNFMVDSNDSISEIKALVHKVDNSEVIRSGLTSIGYQTLDVEVLEGKYQGEVLEATNQFTGSAEIDNSFQKGDKILIAIKEKNGNINAVKAIDLYRQNWELILFLLFVLLLILYAGFTGVKALFSFLASLYVIWRILIPGLLNGKDPLLLSTFVITILSAIIMFSIAGFSKKGVAALVGTLSGLFITMGITIFFGGKLGLHGMTSPFSQTLLFSGHMDLKIKDIFYASIIIGASGAAMDIAMDIAASMEELKIKRPDMGMIELIQSGFNIGRSVIGTMTTTLLLAYSGGYLTLLMLFMTKNASLSRMMNFKMVSAEILRTVTGSIGLVLVAPITAIIAGWLYTYDFNLFSKK; from the coding sequence ATGAATACCTTCAAAATTAAAAAAACAGTAATAATTTTAGCTCTAATATTAATTATATCAATTTTTATTAATAATTTTATGGTAGATAGTAATGATAGTATTTCTGAAATTAAAGCTTTAGTTCATAAAGTAGATAATAGTGAGGTTATTCGTTCTGGACTAACTAGTATAGGATATCAAACTTTAGATGTAGAAGTTTTAGAAGGAAAGTATCAAGGTGAGGTCCTAGAAGCTACTAATCAATTTACAGGCTCGGCTGAGATAGACAATAGCTTTCAAAAAGGTGACAAGATACTGATTGCTATTAAAGAAAAGAATGGGAATATTAATGCAGTAAAGGCTATAGATTTGTATAGACAGAATTGGGAATTAATATTATTTCTTTTATTTGTCTTATTATTAATATTATATGCTGGTTTTACAGGTGTTAAGGCCTTATTTTCATTTCTAGCAAGTTTATATGTTATTTGGAGAATATTAATTCCGGGACTATTAAATGGTAAAGATCCATTATTATTATCTACTTTTGTAATTACAATTTTGTCAGCAATCATTATGTTTTCAATAGCAGGCTTTAGTAAGAAGGGAGTTGCTGCTTTAGTAGGTACATTATCAGGGTTATTTATCACTATGGGAATTACTATATTTTTTGGAGGAAAGCTAGGATTACATGGAATGACATCACCTTTTTCTCAAACTTTACTTTTTAGTGGGCATATGGACCTTAAGATTAAAGATATATTTTATGCATCTATAATTATAGGTGCTTCAGGTGCAGCTATGGATATTGCCATGGATATTGCCGCTTCTATGGAAGAGTTAAAGATAAAAAGACCAGATATGGGTATGATAGAGTTGATACAATCAGGATTTAATATAGGCCGTTCTGTAATTGGTACTATGACCACTACATTATTATTAGCTTATTCAGGTGGATATTTGACTTTGTTAATGCTGTTTATGACTAAGAATGCTAGTTTAAGTAGGATGATGAACTTTAAAATGGTATCGGCTGAGATATTAAGAACTGTGACGGGAAGTATAGGATTAGTTTTAGTGGCACCAATTACAGCAATTATTGCAGGATGGTTATATACATATGACTTTAATCTATTTTCCAAAAAATAG
- a CDS encoding YibE/F family protein, with translation MKKFRNFIIIGLILLMIGLFFMSVEEKKSDNIEVKAVVLETDNSEMIQSGIAKIGFQMLKVKIIEGKYQDKVMEASNNLIGKLDMDNYYKKGDKIIVALLEKENRIIAVKAIDLHRQNWQLLLFGFFVLLLILYAGYIGAKALFSFVASLYIIWNLLIPGLLAGKDPLLLSSVTLLILSALIIFAVAGFNKKGLVAFVGTISGLAITVLITIIFGNRLELLGMTSPFAETLLFSGYLDLNMKHIFYSAIVIGASGAAMDIAMDIAASMEELKSKKPEIEMKELIQSGFNVGKAVIGTMTTTLLLAYSGGYLTLLMLFMSKNTSLNRMMNLKMVSAEILRTLTGSIGLVLVAPITAVFAGWIYSIDFKALFIKESKMIMIRQKLKELIKR, from the coding sequence ATGAAAAAATTTAGAAACTTTATTATTATAGGACTAATATTATTAATGATTGGATTATTTTTTATGAGTGTTGAAGAAAAGAAAAGTGATAATATTGAAGTGAAAGCAGTTGTATTAGAGACTGATAATAGTGAAATGATTCAATCAGGGATAGCAAAGATTGGTTTTCAGATGTTAAAAGTTAAAATTATAGAAGGAAAGTACCAAGATAAAGTAATGGAAGCTTCTAATAATTTAATAGGGAAGTTGGATATGGATAATTATTATAAGAAAGGTGATAAGATTATAGTTGCTTTATTAGAGAAAGAAAATAGAATCATTGCTGTTAAGGCAATTGATCTTCATCGCCAAAACTGGCAGCTATTACTTTTTGGATTTTTTGTATTATTATTAATATTATATGCTGGATATATAGGAGCTAAGGCCTTATTTTCTTTTGTAGCAAGTCTATATATAATTTGGAATCTTCTAATCCCAGGTTTGCTAGCAGGTAAAGATCCTTTATTATTATCTTCAGTAACTTTGCTCATATTATCAGCTCTTATTATCTTTGCAGTAGCAGGATTTAATAAGAAGGGGTTAGTAGCTTTTGTAGGAACGATCTCTGGTTTAGCTATTACAGTTTTGATTACTATAATTTTTGGTAATAGATTGGAATTGTTAGGGATGACCTCTCCTTTTGCAGAAACGCTATTATTTAGTGGATATTTGGATTTAAATATGAAGCATATCTTTTATTCTGCTATAGTTATTGGTGCTTCAGGTGCAGCCATGGATATAGCTATGGATATAGCTGCTTCAATGGAAGAGCTTAAGAGTAAAAAGCCTGAAATAGAGATGAAGGAATTAATTCAATCAGGATTCAATGTGGGAAAAGCAGTAATAGGGACGATGACTACCACTTTATTATTAGCTTATTCTGGTGGATATTTAACTTTATTAATGCTATTTATGAGTAAGAATACTAGTTTAAATAGAATGATGAATTTAAAGATGGTTTCTGCTGAAATTTTAAGAACATTAACAGGTAGTATAGGATTAGTATTGGTAGCTCCAATCACAGCAGTTTTTGCTGGCTGGATATATTCTATCGATTTTAAAGCCTTATTTATTAAAGAGTCTAAGATGATCATGATTAGGCAAAAATTGAAGGAATTAATAAAAAGATAA